A window from Betta splendens chromosome 1, fBetSpl5.4, whole genome shotgun sequence encodes these proteins:
- the LOC114851133 gene encoding complement C3-like isoform X2, translating into MPSSPTKKQPSADMASGRRKSRTQLWLLSTLALVFLTSQADGAQMLVMSAPNVLRVGRMENIFVECQDCSSDDDVLVEISVMQFPTKAKRFASASVNLTKTNKFQAFGKIKIPDGDFSKDPYLSQHVYLQARFPDVELEKVILVSFQFGYIFIQTDKTLYTPNSKALSSQTQHIIYVFSPGLWQVVARFHSKPQMSFSAKFEVKEYVLPSFEVKLIPKSSFFYVNSEALTISIKATYMFDKMVDGSAFGVFGVEHEGQKKSFPSSLQRVVIEKGDGSVTLKREHVTQTFPNVLDLVGSSIYVAVSVLTDSGSEMAEAELKNIPIVTSPYTIHFKKTPKFFKPGISFDVSIEVTNPDGTPAQGVPLVMDKDEVEGITAANGVAMLSINTVKNSEPLTITAKTTDPNIALEMQASASMTALPYSSSNNNYIHIGMGRPEVTLGDNLKINLNFNQRENAQNDITTLILSRGQLVRFGRYWTRGQTLLSLIIPISKDIMPSFRIIAYYHTPENEVVSDSVWVDVKDSCLGSLKLEPVNPAVYYEPRKMFGLKVTGDPGATVGLVAVDKGVYSLNNQHRLTQKKVWDTVEEYDTGCTPGGGKDSMSVFYDAGLVFESNTGGGTPYREGLKCPAPSRSKRTTDMMNITSSLVSQYEDELQRECCLDGMRDTPVSYPCERRSEYIVDGAACVQAFLHCCEEMEKQRAEKSKDSLKLGHSEEDNNSYVDTNEIVSRTNFPQSWLWTEFKLPICFNYNCESSSFQKRFPLQDSITKWMFTGISLSNTLGICVAEPLEVIVRKNFFVDLKLPYSVVRGEQVEIKAVLHNYQSDAVTVRVDLLEVEDVCSSASRRGKYRQEVKVGAQATQAVPFVIIPTGVGEYRIEIKAAVKDSPLSDGIVKSLLVVPEGFLIKSSQIVTLDPENKGEDGKQVEVINSAIPKLDLLPNTPTSTQISLTGKEYEHELKNDIGGAPMGGLVYQPSGCGEENMIHMTLPLIATTYLDKSKQWDPVHIQRRYEALQHISTGYHNQLHYRKKDGSFAKDSDHESSTWLTAYVVKVFTMAKNLVFIQKDVICDAVQFLILKAQQSNGMFSESGRVSNREMTGDVYGKDSDASITAFCLIAMQDSHSLCASTVDNLPESIQRAVSYLEKRLPSLIHPYAIAMASCALAKEDKLNQEILYTFASPDLSHWPAPGGRAYTLEATAYSLMALVRAKAFKQAKPIVRWFNKQHRSVDGGYGSTQATMMVYQAVADYWANANENDYDLMVDILLPSRSKPYKYNFNNDNHYSTRTAKTNNINQDVKVTATGTGEATLTMVSLYYTLPTEREGDCFTFNMSVVLIPEKMDDDEKIYQLKIKVLYKDKERDAAMTVLDIGLLTGFTVNTKDLDLLSKGRARTISKYKMDSTESERGSLIIFLDKVSHRQPEEITFRIHQKLKVGVLQPAAVSVYEHNHQQNKTHCVRFYHPERRAGELLRLCKGDECTCAEENCSMQKKGKINNDERTAKVCETEVNSRIDFVYKVHMEEFTDALSTDIYTMRVLDVIKEGSSDVGSQGKLRTFLSYPHCRATLNLGAGKSYLIMGTSKNVYTDDQGHIHRYVLGERMWIEYWPTDAECQTEKHNVTCSGIDEMVQKFTLHGCQH; encoded by the exons ATGCCATCCAGTCccacaaaaaaacaaccatcAGCAGATATGGCATCAGGCCGGAGAAAATCTAGGACTCAGCTGTGGTTGCTGTCCACACTGGCTCTGGTTTTCTTGACTTCTCAGGCTGATGGAGCTCAAAT GTTGGTGATGTCTGCCCCTAATGTCTTGCGAGTAGGAAGAATGGAAAACATCTTTGTGGAGTGTCAAGACTGcagcagtgatgatgatgttttagTTGAAATCAGTGTAATGCAGTTTCCAACCAAAGCCAAACGTTTTGCATCAGCATCTGTGAACCttacaaagacaaataaattCCAAGCCTTTGGAAAAATTAAG ATCCCTGATGGAGACTTCAGTAAAGATCCCTACCTTAGTCAGCATGTCTACCTGCAAGCTCGGTTTCCAGATGTGGAACTGGAGAAAGTCATATTGGTTTCCTTTCAGTTTGGTTACATCTTCATTCAGACTGACAAAACACTGTACACCCCCAACAGCAAAG CTTTATCCAGTCAAACTCAACACATAATTTATGTGTTCAGTCCCGGACTCTGGCAAGTAGTAGCAAGGTTCCACAGCAAACCACAGATGAGTTTCTCCGCAAAGTTTGAGGTTAAAGAATATG TGCTGCCCAGTTTTGAAGTCAAATTGATACCCAAGAGCTCCTTCTTCTACGTCAATAGTGAAGCTTTAACAATCAGCATCAAAGCTAC GTATATGTTTGATAAAATGGTTGATGGCTCAGCCTTTGGAGTATTTGGGGTTGAGCATGAGGGTCAAAAGAAGAGTTTCCCCAGCTCTCTTCAGCGAGTGGTG ATTGAAAAAGGTGATGGAAGTGTCACACTTAAGAGAGAGCACGTCACACAGACCTTCCCAAACGTCCTTGACTTAGTTGGAAGTTCCATATATGTAGCTGTCAGCGTGCTCACAGACAGCG GAAGTGAGATGGCTGAAGCAGAATTGAAAAATATCCCGATAGTCACATCACCCTACACCATCCATTTCAAGAAAACGCCCAAATTTTTCAAACCAGGAATATCCTTCGACGTGTcg ATAGAAGTTACGAATCCTGATGGCACTCCAGCACAAGGCGTCCCCTTGGTAATGGATAAAGATGAGGTGGAAGGAATTACTGCAGCCAACGGTGTGGCAATGCTCTCCATCAATACAGTAAAAAACTCTGAACCACTGACCATCACC GCAAAGACCACAGATCCTAATATTGCCCTTGAAATGCAAGCCTCAGCCAGCATGACAGCCCTGccttacagcagcagcaacaacaattaCATCCATATAG GGATGGGCAGACCTGAGGTAACCTTAGGGGACAACCTAAAAATCAACCTCAACTTCAACCAGCGGGAGAATGCTCAAAATGATATCACAACACTG ATCCTGAGCAGGGGTCAGCTAGTGAGGTTTGGCCGTTACTGGACCAGAGGTCAGACATTACTGTCGTTGATAATTCCCATCTCCAAAGACATCATGCCGTCTTTCCGCATCATAGCCTACTACCACACACCCGAAAATGAAGTTGTCTCAGACTCTGTATGGGTGGATGTGAAAGATTCCTGCTTGGGCTCA TTGAAATTAGAACCAGTCAATCCTGCTGTGTATTATGAGCCTCGCAAGATGTTTGGTCTGAAGGTCACTGGAGATCCAGGGGCCACAGTGGGACTGGTGGCAGTGGACAAAGGTGTCTACAGCCTAAACAACCAGCATCGCCTCACTCAGAAAAAG GTGTGGGACACTGTGGAGGAATACGACACTGGCTGCACACCAGGTGGTGGGAAGGACAGTATGAGTGTGTTTTATGATGCTGGGCTGGTGTTTGAGTCAAACACTGGTGGCGGGACCCCTTACAGAGAAG GGTTAAAATGTCCAGCTCCCAGCAGAAGCAAACGAACCACAGATATGATGAATATTACATCTAGCCTAG TAAGCCAATATGAAGATGAACTCCAACGTGAGTGTTGTTTGGATGGCATGAGGGACACTCCGGTTTCATACCCCTGTGAGAGACGCAGTGAGTACATTGTGGACGGTGCAGCCTGTGTCCAAGCCTTCCTGCACTGCTGTGAGGAGATGGAAAAGCAGCGAGCCGAGAAAAGCAAGGACAGCCTCAAGCTGGGTCACA GTGAGGAAGACAACAACAGCTACGTGGACACTAATGAAATAGTTTCCCGTACCAACTTCCCTCAAAGTTGGCTGTGGACAGAATTCAAACTGCCCATTTGCTTTAATTACAACTG TGAGTCGTCATCATTCCAAAAACGGTTTCCTTTGCAAGATTCAATCACAAAGTGGATGTTCACTGGTATTAGTCTGTCAAATACCTTAG GTATCTGTGTTGCTGAACCATTAGAGGTCATTGTGCGAAAGAATTTCTTTGTTGACCTTAAACTGCCCTACTCTGTCGTCCGTGGAGAACAGGTTGAAATCAAGGCAGTCCTCCACAACTACCAATCAGATGCTGTCACA GTGCGTGTAGATCTGCTTGAGGTGGAGGATGTATGTAGTTCAGCTTCTAGACGTGGGAAATATCGTCAGGAGGTTAAAGTTGGGGCCCAAGCAACACAGGCTGTGCCCTTCGTCATCATTCCTACAGGAGTGGGAGAATATCGCATcgagatcaaagcagctgttaAAGATTCACCACTCAGTGATGGGATTGTGAAGTCGTTGCTGGTGGTG CCTGAAGGTTTCCTGATAAAATCTTCTCAGATTGTAACATTGGATCCTGAAAATAAAGGCGAAG atGGCAAACAAGTGGAAGTTATCAACAGTGCAATACCTAAGCTAGATTTACTTCCAAACACACCTACTAGCACACAGATTTCTTTGACAG GAAAAGAGTATGAACACGAGCTGAAGAATGACATTGGTGGAGCACCCATGGGTGGCCTAGTTTACCAGCCCTCAGGCTGTGGAGAAGAAAACATGATCCACATGACCCTGCCTCTCATTGCAACCACATATCTGGACAAATCCAAACAGTGGGACCCTGTGCACATTCAAAGACGATATGAAGCCCTGCAGCACATTAGTACTG gttACCACAATCAACTTCACTATCGTAAGAAAGATGGGTCTTTTGCTAAGGATTCTGACCACGAAAGCAGCACCTG GCTCACCGCCTATGTTGTCAAGGTGTTTACCATGGCAAAAAATTTGGTGTTCATTCAAAAGGACGTGATCTGTGACGCTGTCCAGTTTCTGATTCTCAAAGCACAGCAATCAAACGGCATGTTCAGTGAAAGTGGGAGGGTGTCCAACCGAGAGATGACG GGTGATGTGTATGGCAAAGATTCAGATGCCTCCATTACAGCCTTCTGCCTGATTGCAATGCAAGATTCTCATTCACTTTGTGCTTCCACAGTTGat AATTTGCCTGAGAGTATACAAAGAGCAGTGTCCTACCTGGAGAAGCGTCTGCCAAGTCTGATCCACCCATACGCCATTGCTATGGCATCATGTGCTCTAGCCAAAGAAGACAAGCTGAACCAGGAGATCCTCTACACATTTGCTTCCCCAG ACCTCTCTCACTGGCCTGCACCTGGAGGACGAGCTTACACGCTGGAGGCCACAGCGTACAGCCTCATGGCCCTAGTCAGGGCCAAG GCTTTTAAACAAGCAAAGCCTATCGTGAGGTGGTTCAACAAGCAACATAGATCAGTGGATGGAGGTTATGGATCAACGCAG GCTACTATGATGGTGTACCAGGCAGTAGCGGACTATTGGGCTAATGCTAACGAAAATGACTATGACCTGATGGTGGACATCTTGTTGCCTAGCAGATCAAAGCCTTACAAGTACAACTTCAACAACGACAACCACTACAGCACCAGAACAGCTAAA ACCAACAATATAAACCAGGATGTGAAAGTTACAGCAACTGGCACAGGAGAGGCAACACTGACA ATGGTGTCATTATATTACACTCTACCTACAGAGAGGGAAGGTGATTGTTTCACATTTAATATGTCAGTGGTGCTTATTCCAG AGAAAATGGATGACGATGAAAAAATATACCAGCTGAAAATAAAGGTTTT ATATAAGGACAAGGAGCGAGATGCAGCCATGACAGTCTTGGATATTGGTTTACTAACTGGCTTTACTGTTAACACAAAAGACCTGGACTTG ctatcTAAAGGTCGTGCTCGTACAATTTCAAAATACAAGATGGACTCCACTGAGTCAGAAAGAGGCTCGCTTATTATCTTTTTGGACAAG GTTTCTCACAGACAACCAGAGGAGATCACCTTTAGGATCCACCAGAAGCTGAAAGTCGGAGTGttacaaccagctgctgtgtctgtctatgAACACAACCACCAGCAAAACA AAACCCACTGTGTGAGATTCTACCACCCAGAGAGGAGAGCTGGAGAGCTGCTGCGACTTTGTAAGGGTGATGAATGCACCTGTGCCGAAG AGAACTGCAGTATGCAAAAGAAAGGCAAAATCAACAATGATGAGCGCACAGCTAAGGTTTGTGAGACTGAGGTCAACAGCAGAATTGACTTTG TGTACAAAGTGCATATGGAAGAGTTTACAGATGCTTTGTCCACTGATATTTACACAATGCGAGTACTAGATGTCATCAAGGAAG GAAGTTCTGATGTGGGTTCTCAGGGTAAATTACGCACGTTCCTAAGTTATCcacactgcagagcaacatTAAATCTGGGAGCAGGCAAAAGCTACCTTATCATGGGAACATCCAAAAATGTTTACACAGATGACCAGGGTCACAT CCATCGCTATGTGTTAGGTGAAAGAATGTGGATCGAATACTGGCCCACAGATGCAGAGTGTCAAACTGAGAAACACAATGTGACCTGTTCAGGAATAGATGAGATGGTCCAGAAATTCACTCTTCATGGATGCCAGCACTAA
- the LOC114851133 gene encoding complement C3-like isoform X1, which yields MPSSPTKKQPSADMASGRRKSRTQLWLLSTLALVFLTSQADGAQMLVMSAPNVLRVGRMENIFVECQDCSSDDDVLVEISVMQFPTKAKRFASASVNLTKTNKFQAFGKIKIPDGDFSKDPYLSQHVYLQARFPDVELEKVILVSFQFGYIFIQTDKTLYTPNSKVHYRIFALTPHMEAVQGDFETKTDVSIAIDIVTPEGIIITLGQVSVKSGVYSGDYQLGEIVSPGLWQVVARFHSKPQMSFSAKFEVKEYVLPSFEVKLIPKSSFFYVNSEALTISIKATYMFDKMVDGSAFGVFGVEHEGQKKSFPSSLQRVVIEKGDGSVTLKREHVTQTFPNVLDLVGSSIYVAVSVLTDSGSEMAEAELKNIPIVTSPYTIHFKKTPKFFKPGISFDVSIEVTNPDGTPAQGVPLVMDKDEVEGITAANGVAMLSINTVKNSEPLTITAKTTDPNIALEMQASASMTALPYSSSNNNYIHIGMGRPEVTLGDNLKINLNFNQRENAQNDITTLILSRGQLVRFGRYWTRGQTLLSLIIPISKDIMPSFRIIAYYHTPENEVVSDSVWVDVKDSCLGSLKLEPVNPAVYYEPRKMFGLKVTGDPGATVGLVAVDKGVYSLNNQHRLTQKKVWDTVEEYDTGCTPGGGKDSMSVFYDAGLVFESNTGGGTPYREGLKCPAPSRSKRTTDMMNITSSLVSQYEDELQRECCLDGMRDTPVSYPCERRSEYIVDGAACVQAFLHCCEEMEKQRAEKSKDSLKLGHSEEDNNSYVDTNEIVSRTNFPQSWLWTEFKLPICFNYNCESSSFQKRFPLQDSITKWMFTGISLSNTLGICVAEPLEVIVRKNFFVDLKLPYSVVRGEQVEIKAVLHNYQSDAVTVRVDLLEVEDVCSSASRRGKYRQEVKVGAQATQAVPFVIIPTGVGEYRIEIKAAVKDSPLSDGIVKSLLVVPEGFLIKSSQIVTLDPENKGEDGKQVEVINSAIPKLDLLPNTPTSTQISLTGKEYEHELKNDIGGAPMGGLVYQPSGCGEENMIHMTLPLIATTYLDKSKQWDPVHIQRRYEALQHISTGYHNQLHYRKKDGSFAKDSDHESSTWLTAYVVKVFTMAKNLVFIQKDVICDAVQFLILKAQQSNGMFSESGRVSNREMTGDVYGKDSDASITAFCLIAMQDSHSLCASTVDNLPESIQRAVSYLEKRLPSLIHPYAIAMASCALAKEDKLNQEILYTFASPDLSHWPAPGGRAYTLEATAYSLMALVRAKAFKQAKPIVRWFNKQHRSVDGGYGSTQATMMVYQAVADYWANANENDYDLMVDILLPSRSKPYKYNFNNDNHYSTRTAKTNNINQDVKVTATGTGEATLTMVSLYYTLPTEREGDCFTFNMSVVLIPEKMDDDEKIYQLKIKVLYKDKERDAAMTVLDIGLLTGFTVNTKDLDLLSKGRARTISKYKMDSTESERGSLIIFLDKVSHRQPEEITFRIHQKLKVGVLQPAAVSVYEHNHQQNKTHCVRFYHPERRAGELLRLCKGDECTCAEENCSMQKKGKINNDERTAKVCETEVNSRIDFVYKVHMEEFTDALSTDIYTMRVLDVIKEGSSDVGSQGKLRTFLSYPHCRATLNLGAGKSYLIMGTSKNVYTDDQGHIHRYVLGERMWIEYWPTDAECQTEKHNVTCSGIDEMVQKFTLHGCQH from the exons ATGCCATCCAGTCccacaaaaaaacaaccatcAGCAGATATGGCATCAGGCCGGAGAAAATCTAGGACTCAGCTGTGGTTGCTGTCCACACTGGCTCTGGTTTTCTTGACTTCTCAGGCTGATGGAGCTCAAAT GTTGGTGATGTCTGCCCCTAATGTCTTGCGAGTAGGAAGAATGGAAAACATCTTTGTGGAGTGTCAAGACTGcagcagtgatgatgatgttttagTTGAAATCAGTGTAATGCAGTTTCCAACCAAAGCCAAACGTTTTGCATCAGCATCTGTGAACCttacaaagacaaataaattCCAAGCCTTTGGAAAAATTAAG ATCCCTGATGGAGACTTCAGTAAAGATCCCTACCTTAGTCAGCATGTCTACCTGCAAGCTCGGTTTCCAGATGTGGAACTGGAGAAAGTCATATTGGTTTCCTTTCAGTTTGGTTACATCTTCATTCAGACTGACAAAACACTGTACACCCCCAACAGCAAAG TTCATTACAGAATATTTGCTCTGACACCTCACATGGAAGCTGTTCAGGGGGACTTTGAAACCAAAACTGATGTATCCATTGCCATTGACATTGTG ACTCCTGAGGGCATAATTATAACACTTGGCCAAGTCTCTGTAAAGTCTGGGGTTTACTCTGGTGATTACCAACTTGGTGAAATTGTCAG TCCCGGACTCTGGCAAGTAGTAGCAAGGTTCCACAGCAAACCACAGATGAGTTTCTCCGCAAAGTTTGAGGTTAAAGAATATG TGCTGCCCAGTTTTGAAGTCAAATTGATACCCAAGAGCTCCTTCTTCTACGTCAATAGTGAAGCTTTAACAATCAGCATCAAAGCTAC GTATATGTTTGATAAAATGGTTGATGGCTCAGCCTTTGGAGTATTTGGGGTTGAGCATGAGGGTCAAAAGAAGAGTTTCCCCAGCTCTCTTCAGCGAGTGGTG ATTGAAAAAGGTGATGGAAGTGTCACACTTAAGAGAGAGCACGTCACACAGACCTTCCCAAACGTCCTTGACTTAGTTGGAAGTTCCATATATGTAGCTGTCAGCGTGCTCACAGACAGCG GAAGTGAGATGGCTGAAGCAGAATTGAAAAATATCCCGATAGTCACATCACCCTACACCATCCATTTCAAGAAAACGCCCAAATTTTTCAAACCAGGAATATCCTTCGACGTGTcg ATAGAAGTTACGAATCCTGATGGCACTCCAGCACAAGGCGTCCCCTTGGTAATGGATAAAGATGAGGTGGAAGGAATTACTGCAGCCAACGGTGTGGCAATGCTCTCCATCAATACAGTAAAAAACTCTGAACCACTGACCATCACC GCAAAGACCACAGATCCTAATATTGCCCTTGAAATGCAAGCCTCAGCCAGCATGACAGCCCTGccttacagcagcagcaacaacaattaCATCCATATAG GGATGGGCAGACCTGAGGTAACCTTAGGGGACAACCTAAAAATCAACCTCAACTTCAACCAGCGGGAGAATGCTCAAAATGATATCACAACACTG ATCCTGAGCAGGGGTCAGCTAGTGAGGTTTGGCCGTTACTGGACCAGAGGTCAGACATTACTGTCGTTGATAATTCCCATCTCCAAAGACATCATGCCGTCTTTCCGCATCATAGCCTACTACCACACACCCGAAAATGAAGTTGTCTCAGACTCTGTATGGGTGGATGTGAAAGATTCCTGCTTGGGCTCA TTGAAATTAGAACCAGTCAATCCTGCTGTGTATTATGAGCCTCGCAAGATGTTTGGTCTGAAGGTCACTGGAGATCCAGGGGCCACAGTGGGACTGGTGGCAGTGGACAAAGGTGTCTACAGCCTAAACAACCAGCATCGCCTCACTCAGAAAAAG GTGTGGGACACTGTGGAGGAATACGACACTGGCTGCACACCAGGTGGTGGGAAGGACAGTATGAGTGTGTTTTATGATGCTGGGCTGGTGTTTGAGTCAAACACTGGTGGCGGGACCCCTTACAGAGAAG GGTTAAAATGTCCAGCTCCCAGCAGAAGCAAACGAACCACAGATATGATGAATATTACATCTAGCCTAG TAAGCCAATATGAAGATGAACTCCAACGTGAGTGTTGTTTGGATGGCATGAGGGACACTCCGGTTTCATACCCCTGTGAGAGACGCAGTGAGTACATTGTGGACGGTGCAGCCTGTGTCCAAGCCTTCCTGCACTGCTGTGAGGAGATGGAAAAGCAGCGAGCCGAGAAAAGCAAGGACAGCCTCAAGCTGGGTCACA GTGAGGAAGACAACAACAGCTACGTGGACACTAATGAAATAGTTTCCCGTACCAACTTCCCTCAAAGTTGGCTGTGGACAGAATTCAAACTGCCCATTTGCTTTAATTACAACTG TGAGTCGTCATCATTCCAAAAACGGTTTCCTTTGCAAGATTCAATCACAAAGTGGATGTTCACTGGTATTAGTCTGTCAAATACCTTAG GTATCTGTGTTGCTGAACCATTAGAGGTCATTGTGCGAAAGAATTTCTTTGTTGACCTTAAACTGCCCTACTCTGTCGTCCGTGGAGAACAGGTTGAAATCAAGGCAGTCCTCCACAACTACCAATCAGATGCTGTCACA GTGCGTGTAGATCTGCTTGAGGTGGAGGATGTATGTAGTTCAGCTTCTAGACGTGGGAAATATCGTCAGGAGGTTAAAGTTGGGGCCCAAGCAACACAGGCTGTGCCCTTCGTCATCATTCCTACAGGAGTGGGAGAATATCGCATcgagatcaaagcagctgttaAAGATTCACCACTCAGTGATGGGATTGTGAAGTCGTTGCTGGTGGTG CCTGAAGGTTTCCTGATAAAATCTTCTCAGATTGTAACATTGGATCCTGAAAATAAAGGCGAAG atGGCAAACAAGTGGAAGTTATCAACAGTGCAATACCTAAGCTAGATTTACTTCCAAACACACCTACTAGCACACAGATTTCTTTGACAG GAAAAGAGTATGAACACGAGCTGAAGAATGACATTGGTGGAGCACCCATGGGTGGCCTAGTTTACCAGCCCTCAGGCTGTGGAGAAGAAAACATGATCCACATGACCCTGCCTCTCATTGCAACCACATATCTGGACAAATCCAAACAGTGGGACCCTGTGCACATTCAAAGACGATATGAAGCCCTGCAGCACATTAGTACTG gttACCACAATCAACTTCACTATCGTAAGAAAGATGGGTCTTTTGCTAAGGATTCTGACCACGAAAGCAGCACCTG GCTCACCGCCTATGTTGTCAAGGTGTTTACCATGGCAAAAAATTTGGTGTTCATTCAAAAGGACGTGATCTGTGACGCTGTCCAGTTTCTGATTCTCAAAGCACAGCAATCAAACGGCATGTTCAGTGAAAGTGGGAGGGTGTCCAACCGAGAGATGACG GGTGATGTGTATGGCAAAGATTCAGATGCCTCCATTACAGCCTTCTGCCTGATTGCAATGCAAGATTCTCATTCACTTTGTGCTTCCACAGTTGat AATTTGCCTGAGAGTATACAAAGAGCAGTGTCCTACCTGGAGAAGCGTCTGCCAAGTCTGATCCACCCATACGCCATTGCTATGGCATCATGTGCTCTAGCCAAAGAAGACAAGCTGAACCAGGAGATCCTCTACACATTTGCTTCCCCAG ACCTCTCTCACTGGCCTGCACCTGGAGGACGAGCTTACACGCTGGAGGCCACAGCGTACAGCCTCATGGCCCTAGTCAGGGCCAAG GCTTTTAAACAAGCAAAGCCTATCGTGAGGTGGTTCAACAAGCAACATAGATCAGTGGATGGAGGTTATGGATCAACGCAG GCTACTATGATGGTGTACCAGGCAGTAGCGGACTATTGGGCTAATGCTAACGAAAATGACTATGACCTGATGGTGGACATCTTGTTGCCTAGCAGATCAAAGCCTTACAAGTACAACTTCAACAACGACAACCACTACAGCACCAGAACAGCTAAA ACCAACAATATAAACCAGGATGTGAAAGTTACAGCAACTGGCACAGGAGAGGCAACACTGACA ATGGTGTCATTATATTACACTCTACCTACAGAGAGGGAAGGTGATTGTTTCACATTTAATATGTCAGTGGTGCTTATTCCAG AGAAAATGGATGACGATGAAAAAATATACCAGCTGAAAATAAAGGTTTT ATATAAGGACAAGGAGCGAGATGCAGCCATGACAGTCTTGGATATTGGTTTACTAACTGGCTTTACTGTTAACACAAAAGACCTGGACTTG ctatcTAAAGGTCGTGCTCGTACAATTTCAAAATACAAGATGGACTCCACTGAGTCAGAAAGAGGCTCGCTTATTATCTTTTTGGACAAG GTTTCTCACAGACAACCAGAGGAGATCACCTTTAGGATCCACCAGAAGCTGAAAGTCGGAGTGttacaaccagctgctgtgtctgtctatgAACACAACCACCAGCAAAACA AAACCCACTGTGTGAGATTCTACCACCCAGAGAGGAGAGCTGGAGAGCTGCTGCGACTTTGTAAGGGTGATGAATGCACCTGTGCCGAAG AGAACTGCAGTATGCAAAAGAAAGGCAAAATCAACAATGATGAGCGCACAGCTAAGGTTTGTGAGACTGAGGTCAACAGCAGAATTGACTTTG TGTACAAAGTGCATATGGAAGAGTTTACAGATGCTTTGTCCACTGATATTTACACAATGCGAGTACTAGATGTCATCAAGGAAG GAAGTTCTGATGTGGGTTCTCAGGGTAAATTACGCACGTTCCTAAGTTATCcacactgcagagcaacatTAAATCTGGGAGCAGGCAAAAGCTACCTTATCATGGGAACATCCAAAAATGTTTACACAGATGACCAGGGTCACAT CCATCGCTATGTGTTAGGTGAAAGAATGTGGATCGAATACTGGCCCACAGATGCAGAGTGTCAAACTGAGAAACACAATGTGACCTGTTCAGGAATAGATGAGATGGTCCAGAAATTCACTCTTCATGGATGCCAGCACTAA